Part of the Roseomonas sp. OT10 genome, GAATACAGCATTGCTGTATCCGATGAAACAGTGGACTTTGCGGGTCATCACCTTCGGACACCCCACCTTCCGGTGGCGCACGGCCCGGCACTGCCTACAACAGGCGATGACGTCCGCCAGACCGCCTCGCCTGACCCGCCGAACCCCTCCACCCCGCGTCAGACTCCGGGAGGTGCACGAACCTGAGCTTCCTGCCAGGGTGCAGGGGGCAGCGCCCCTGCCTGCGACAGGTCAACCAGCCCTCACCGTACCGACAGGTCCTCCGTCGCTGGCCACGAGCGGGACGGCGCGCCACCCCCTTCCACCCGGCACACCTCACGCAACGCCATCCCGCATCCCGCTCGCACGCGGCGTGAAGGCCAGCCCCGCCGGCAGGGCGCGGAGAAGCTCGCGCCCCTTCGCCTCGCCCGCCACGTCCACGAACAGCGTCCCCCTGCCTCTCGCCTTGAGGGCGATGCGGGTGCCGAACGGCGTCCAGGGCGCGTCCACCCGCTCGATGGCGCTGAACGGCCAGTGGTCGGGTCGGAAGACCTTGAAGCGCACGCCGTCGCGCCCGATGGCGAAGCGCGGGCTGATGCTGTTCCGCGAATAGGCGAAGGCGGAGAAGCGGCGCGACAGGCCCCGCACGGGGATCACGACGCTGCCGTCCGGGCCGTGCGAGAGCGGCTGGTCCGAGGCCCGGCGCAGCCGGCGCATCAGCCACAGCGCCAGGCCGCCGGACAGCAGGAACACCGCCACGAACATCCCGACGCCCAGGAGGATGATGGTCTCGCCGTCCATGCCGCCCCGCCGGTGGAGGACGCCGCGCGGGTCGCGGCCGCCATGCCCGGCACGGTCGCGCGCCGAACCGCGCCGCGTCAACGCGCCTTGTGCCGCGCAGCGGCAACAAGCGCCCCGTGCCGCTCCGCGCCGCGGCAACGCATCGCGGCACAGGGCGGCCGCGCCTCCGCGCCTACCCCTCGAACAGGTCCCGCAGAGCCAACGCCACCACCTCCGTCGCCTTGTACAGATCCGCCAGCGGCAGGCGCTCATCCGCCCGGTGGGCGTTCGCCTCCTCGATCGTGCGCGGCCCGGCCCCGTACAGGACGATGGGCACGCCGGCCGCCGCGTAGTGGCGGGCATCGGTGTAGAGCGGCACGCCCTTCGCCGTGATCGCCTCGCCCATCACCGCGCTGGCCCGGGCGCAGAGCCGTTCGGTCAGCCGCGTCCCGCCCGGCAGCGGCACCAGCGGCTCGGCCAGCAGGATGCGGCGCACGGTGACGGTGGCCCGCGGGAAGGCGGCGGCCGCCCGGGCGATCACCGCGCGCAGCTCCGCCTCGACCGCCGCAGGCTGCTCCTCGGGGATCATGCGGCGGTCGAGGCGGAAGGTGACGCGGTCCGGCACCACGTTGGTGTTGATGCCGCCCTTGATCAGCCCGACGGTCATCTGCGCCGCGCCGATGCCCTCGATGGCGGAGACGCGCTGCGCCAGCCCCTTGCGCCAGTCGTAGAGGCCGCCGAGCAGCCCGGTCGCCGCCTCCAGCGCATCGACCCCGGTGAAGGGCATGGCGGCGTGGGCGGAGCGGCCGTCCACCTGCACCTCCAGGTGCAGGCAGCCGTTATGGGCGTTGGTGACGGCGTAGGAGAAGCCGGCGCCGATGGCCAGGTCGGGCTTGCTGATCCCCTCGCGCAGCAGCCAGCCGGGGCCGATCTCGCCGCCGGATTCCTCGTCATAGGTCAGGTGCAGCTCGACGGTGCCGGCGCTGAGCCCGCCTGCCTCGCGCAGCGCCAGCAGCGCCCAGGCATAGGTGGCGAAGTCGCTCTTGGAGACGGCGGCGCCGCGCCCGTACATCCATCCGTCCACGACGGCGGCGCCGTAGGGGTCCTGGGTCCAGCCCTCGCCCGGCGGCACCACGTCGCCATGCGCGTTCAGCGCCACCACCGGGCCGGGGCCGAAGCGGTGGCGCACGACCAGGTTGGTGGCCGAGACCATCCCGTGCTCCCGCGCCAGGGCCTCCGGCACGACGTGGCGCTCGACGACCAGGCCCAGCCCCTCCAGCAGCGCGGCGGTGCGCTCGGCATGGGCGGTGCAGTCGCCGGGCGGGTTGTCGGAGGGGACCTTCACCATCTCCGCCAGGAAGGCCGTCTGTGCCTCCCGCTGCCGGGTCAGCCAATCGCGGATCGCTTGGTCCTGGGGTGCCGCCATGGGGTGCTCCGGTGCGCGGGGGTGTCCGTTCCCGCATAGGGCCGAAGGGCGGGGGAGGGGAACCACCCCCGGCGCCGCACCGCGCCTCCCGGCGAGGGGGCGTCGGCGGCGCTGGCCGGCCATCGGGATCCGCCCCGGACCGGGGGGAGGCGGCCTCCGCCGGGGGCGGGCCGGGGCGGCGGCGCCCCCGGCCTTACCGTCCGCCGTTCAGCCCGCCGCCTGGGGCAGGCGCATCCAGGCCGGGATCCGCGGCGCCACGCGTGCCTCCCCGGCCAGCAGCGGACCGGCGGCGTCCAGCGCGTCGAGGCGGAGGAGGGCGAGGGCGGTGCCGTCGCGGCCGGAGCGCACCTCCCCCACCTCGCGCTCGCCGGCACGGATGGGGGTGCCGGGCGCGGGCAGGGGGCCGTCCACGGCGACGGGGACGAGGCGGCGCTTGAGCAGGCCGCGGTACTTGGTCCGCGCGGTCAGCTCCTGGCCCATGTAGCAGCCCTTGGTCCAGGAGACGCCGTGCAGCTCGTCGAAGCCCGCCTCCAGCAGGACGGACTTCTCCGCCTCCATGTCGCGGGAGCCGTCGGGCAGGCCGAGGGCCAAGCGGTGGCGGTCGTAGTCGGCGGCGCTGGCGTCGGCGGCGAGGGGCGTGCCGGCGGGGAGAAGGAGGCGCCAGCCCGCCTCGGGCAGGCGCGGGTCGGGGGCGGCGAGGGCGCCGGCGGGCGGGGCGGCCCCGCCCCAGGCGGCGGCCACGGTGAAGTCGGCAGACGCGTCGCGCAGGGCGACGCGGGCGCGCAGGCGGAAGCGGGACAGGCGCTGGAGCAGGGCGGGAAGGAGCGCGGCCTCGGCATCCAGCAGCAGGCGGACGCCGTCGGACAGGAGGAAGAAATCCGCCAGCCACTTGCCCTGAGGGGTGAGGAGGGCGGCCCAGACGGCGGTGCCGGGGGCGGCGCCGGTCACGTCGCCGGGAGCGGCTCCGGTCACGTCGCCGGGAGCGGCGCCGGTCACGTCGTTGGAGACGAGGCCCTGGAGGAAGGGGAGGCGGTCCTCGCCGGAGATCTCCAGCACGCCACGGTCGGGGAGGGTCGCGATCGGCATGGGGGGAGAGGTGGCGCGGGGTACCGGCGAGGGCAATGGAAAATGCGCGGGGGGGAATGCGCGGGGCGCAGGGCCGGCGCCTGCGACGGCGAGGGGCGGCAAGGGCGGCGGTCCGTGCTATGGCCCCCGGCACGATGCGTGTGCTCTTCGTCACCTCGACCCGGATCGGCGATGCCGTCCTCTCCACCGGGCTGCTCGACCACCTGCTGCGGGCCCATCCGGAGGCACGGTTCACCATCGCCTGCGGCCCGGTGGCGGAGGGGGTCTTCGCCCGCCTGCCGCGGCGGGAGGCGACGATCGTCCTGGCCAAGCGGCCGCTCTCCGCCCACTGGCTCGACCTGTGGCGGCGGGTGGTGCGGACGCGCTGGGACCTGGTGGTGGACCTGCGCGGCTCCGCCCTGTCCTGGCTGGTGCCGACGCGGCGGCGGGCGGTGATGCG contains:
- a CDS encoding M20/M25/M40 family metallo-hydrolase translates to MAAPQDQAIRDWLTRQREAQTAFLAEMVKVPSDNPPGDCTAHAERTAALLEGLGLVVERHVVPEALAREHGMVSATNLVVRHRFGPGPVVALNAHGDVVPPGEGWTQDPYGAAVVDGWMYGRGAAVSKSDFATYAWALLALREAGGLSAGTVELHLTYDEESGGEIGPGWLLREGISKPDLAIGAGFSYAVTNAHNGCLHLEVQVDGRSAHAAMPFTGVDALEAATGLLGGLYDWRKGLAQRVSAIEGIGAAQMTVGLIKGGINTNVVPDRVTFRLDRRMIPEEQPAAVEAELRAVIARAAAAFPRATVTVRRILLAEPLVPLPGGTRLTERLCARASAVMGEAITAKGVPLYTDARHYAAAGVPIVLYGAGPRTIEEANAHRADERLPLADLYKATEVVALALRDLFEG
- the ygfZ gene encoding CAF17-like 4Fe-4S cluster assembly/insertion protein YgfZ; the encoded protein is MPIATLPDRGVLEISGEDRLPFLQGLVSNDVTGAAPGDVTGAAPGDVTGAAPGTAVWAALLTPQGKWLADFFLLSDGVRLLLDAEAALLPALLQRLSRFRLRARVALRDASADFTVAAAWGGAAPPAGALAAPDPRLPEAGWRLLLPAGTPLAADASAADYDRHRLALGLPDGSRDMEAEKSVLLEAGFDELHGVSWTKGCYMGQELTARTKYRGLLKRRLVPVAVDGPLPAPGTPIRAGEREVGEVRSGRDGTALALLRLDALDAAGPLLAGEARVAPRIPAWMRLPQAAG